The Schistocerca serialis cubense isolate TAMUIC-IGC-003099 unplaced genomic scaffold, iqSchSeri2.2 HiC_scaffold_1322, whole genome shotgun sequence region cctgtgcggccggcgcgagctacacctcgtgtatctcgcgccggcggcagggcgcgggcgaccgctgggccatctgttggcggcgcggcgaacaacagccgcagtgcgctgggcccgagcgccaggccggcgcgagctacacctggaGACGCCCGGCCGGCGCGGGCAACACCGGCCACCTctacgaccactgcgccatctggcagcgatcgtcgggcacccagtccgcgtaacagcggcccggggcgagccggcgcgtccggtcagccggcgcgagctacacctcgtgtttcttgcgccggcggcgggccgctggcgaccgccgggccatctgttggcggcgcggcgaacaacagccgcggtgcgctgggcccgagcgccaggccggcgcgagctacacctggaGACGCCCGGCCGGCGCGGGCAACACCGGCCACCTctacgaccactgcgccatctgctAGCGACCGTCGGGCAcccagtccgcgtaacagcggCCCGGGGCGAGCCGGCGCGCCCGAtcagccggcgcgagctacacctcgtgtttcttgcgccggcggcgggccgctggcgaccgccgggccatctgttggcggcgcggcgaacaccagccgcggtgcacccgacccgagcgccaggccggcgcaagctacaccggcccctgctgctaccgctgcgccacctgtcaccagCGCGGCGACCGAAAGCAGTACTGCGCggcccacgccagatggcagcacggcaccaccaccgacgcagacgacggagCGGCGCGACGTGAGCGGAGGGACTGCAGCGTCGTCTCCGAGAACTGGCAGCAAGAGGAGGAGACGCCGACGCCGTAACAACCGGCCCAGTCCCAACCTCCCGCCGCAAAACTCCCGTCCTACACCGAACTCGACCAACCCTCCTGTACCCTCCGAACAGGGCGCAACCGAGGCAGCTCCGCCCACCCCTCCCCCggccgacgctcggctaacggagaggcagcggcgctggctggcggccctggagagcgtccacaaccaaccgtgggacgcattcgtcgcggtcgtcgaggacttcatctccgagatcgccgagacgaagccacaacgccaggcagccggaggtcgacaggatgggccaccagcagcagcgcaccgcggccagggccgcgccgacgctgctgccaatccccctccccctgcccctacacgcggccgcgatgggcggcgcggtggacgtggcgcacggcgcgcggtggccgccgagcgtcggtacgacgcgaatgcagcgtctgagattcagaagctgtaccgcgcggaccggcgcaaggcgatacagcgcgtccttggcgagacgtcgccgtactgccaaatcgatggcaacgtgctcacggagcactttaAGGTAATATATTCTAAATCCGACTTTTCCGTTacagatgcaccagctgctgtcccggagTTTGCCGCCACCACGCCCcctgatgtcagcgaggaggtcctgGCGCTGATCACCGCCGCggaggtgcaacagcggctccagaaggcgagcaacactgctcctggggcagacggagtcacctactcggacctgcgacgtgaggatcctggctgccacgtgctagctaggatcttctcgcgctgctggaatgagcggaagactccggtgcagtggaaaatatccactaccgtcctcatccacaagaaaggggacgtctcggacgtggcaaactggcggcctttagcattgagctctaccatctctaagctctttgctgcaatcgttgcggaccgcacttctctctgggcagagcggttgaacctgctctccccagaacagaagggcttccgcacgtttgaaggctgctacgagcacaacttcattgtgcagacggcaattgatgatgcaaggcgcaggggaggccaagcatgctttgcttggcttgatctggcgaatgctttcggttcagtgcctcacgctcacctccttggagtactgagcaggatgggactaccagagcaattgcaccatctaattgccgacatgtacgatggttgctccacccgcgtccgtacatctgacggactaacggaggagatagagatccaggcaggggtcaagcagggctgtccactgtcgcccatcgtctttaatctcgcgctcgagccggtacttcgcgccgcaacctcactcagaaatgagtgtggtattccgcttagcggcgtcagtgtgagtgcactggcgtatgcggacgatatcgtgcttctggcgcgggattcagaggcgatgcagacgctcctcaatgttgtgggtgaggcggcgacgtgggccgggcttaccttcaagccgtcgaagtgtgccacgcttcacatccgccgtcggcagacactaggctcggtattcgccctgcaagggggagaaccagccgtgctcggtgcgggtgacgcctacctccatcttggcgttcccaccgggtacaaagtcacgcagacgccaacggatgcgatcgcggcaattcgacgcgacttgcagcacctggacgcctccctgctggctccctggcagaagattgacgctgtgcgtgtctttctcctccctaggcttgactttgtcatgcggggcggagcggtacgcaaggggccgctatctgcactcgacaaggcagtgaaagcggctgtcaaatcttggctgttcctcccacagcgtgcgtccaccgaacagctgtacctcgcgctgggagagggaggatgcggcctgacgccgctcgcggacgctgcggacatctcaacgatcgtccacggcttccgcatgctgcactgcgacgacgccaccgtccgagacatcgcctgggccacactaactacggccgcgcgccgccgactggggaggaagccgagtcgttccgacttggccacctaccttagcggcagcactgagggtgacctcgcacgcgacggtggtgacatccagtcactgtggacgcgcgtcaggaacgccacaaggcgcctagcgccgcgtggcgtcacctggcgctggagtgaactgctttccgagttgcaggtggaggtcggcggccgacccgccatcgctgacgacgcggaacacggcggcatcggaggggtgacgcagccggccacggaggggacggcgcctgggactacacgacacctcgaagatggcggcgatggaccgcagcacgatgatgacagcgtgggacgcaccgccaacactggcgtcgagcatgtccgggtgggagggggcgccaaacgtcttctctcgcggacgctccgcgagtgtctgaggcagcgcctgcgccacatcctactcaggaaaccggaccaggggaaggtgttcgagtgcaccagggagtccacagcgtccaaccacttcatagcgggaggcaaatacacccgcttcgcagactggcgctttatccatcgcgccaggctcggagtcgtgcctctgaacggttgtcgccgctttgatgggcgggcaaacaacaacaaagcctgccgacgctgtggccacaacaacgagacgctcccgcacgtgattaacgcgtgcatggtgcactcagcagccctgcagtatcgccacaacgcggtcctcaaccgcctcgcgacagcagtcgctgggcggccaagaagaggaaacactgctgttcctgacatcaggatcaaccaagccgtcataggggacagcagtgggctgcgtccggacctcgtaataaccGACGAGGCCGCGAAGTctgtgaccatcgtcgatgtgacgaTCCCCTTTGAAaataggcggattgcgctcgacaacgctcggcaactgaagaagataaagtacgccgacgttgcgcgcggattagccgctcgcggctattctgtcactgtcgacgccctggttgtcggcagtctgggggcgtgggaccgccagaacgatgcagtgcttcggcacctaggcatcgctagccgctactgccaactgatgcggcggctgatggtgtctgacaccatcaagtggtcccgcgacatttacgtggaacacattactggccactgccagtatgtgtccccctagactgtggcatgctctgacgtcaggctgcgagaccctcgagactgcagtcgtcggagaacttcgaggtcggtgccttcgtgacgtcggcgtcgagattctcctccacgacgcgggacctgcggcgctacaccatcttcgcgccgcactgcagcagtgccgagtcagtagcggtgcgtgcggtgctgcctggtgcccctccctccgtggtgtccgccgaatatggcccccaccttGGTTGGCGCGGTGCTGggcggcgccaaacgtgtgcctactgcccggcagtctccagccagcgtgggaagcaacgccctcctgccacgacaccccggagacgtctgccgcaaggcggacagaggggagaagtccggctgtgtgtgacccgcctgcgtgcgtggcacaccagccgctggcagccgtgcgtgtgcagtgtgctgtcagggcatggagaagaatgcaataaataaaatagaccctAAAACTAGCTCCAACTTTCCCCAGTGTGAATTATCTAAGGCCGCGCCTATCGCGGAATTAATCTTAAGGTAATATACTTAAGCATCCGCGCCTAACGCGGTCttccaatatttaagtagtgggcttaacccacgaattAGAATAAGATTCAACTATTTAAGTGCGGTTAGAACCGTCTACTATatatttttaacttaaaattttcattaaatttgtaataCTCGATTTATATAGAGTCATGGATattctttcttaaatttatacttcttaaaactgtaactaagaattatctctggaaaataaaaatctgttcttatcagcttaatatctgatacgtcctgcatcgcaggaccagaatattaaactcatttttggctcatgacggagtgctaggggcttgctccacctctgtcgcgggttggcccggcattgcagtaccgccgggatcggcccacctaaaaataattaaaacacagcctgaaatgggtaaatattctgcagttatcagatattccgctggtagcaaaacttgttgcagttgtcgatgtgcccagtagttagctgcatacacaccacgatttccacggtttccacgatttcttgtaattaatttagcattatcttatgaatttttttatttttttattttttttttttttttttttgcggttagccggaccgctcttgcagccgcattacactaggctggtaatttatatgggcacagaagggtgccttcggatgcctcgttggcgtcacatatggtccggccacagataattttaatttcattttttggagttatatccttagctcctcgcgaacgtcgtcgtcgccgccgcacgcacgcagaatacgtgtgtacacacgtatgcagttggcggtggacgatgtaagcactaggctaggtgtagctcgcgccggcctcgcgccggtgtagctcgcgccggcctggcgctgctgtggggcggcctcacggcttctccactgccctggcagcttgcggcgttcaaatgggagtcgcagtttactgttcgccatggagggtagtactgggctgttgacgagtgctctcgcgaattgtccttctttcccgcacttgcttttgcgatgttttcgacggtcgcctgttgccatatcggcccgtaccaccgtgtgtcactcccacatgtggagcgcacacgctgcaagcatttaggcccttcgaatgcggattttcctttatcgcttctcggccttttggctaagatcaaagtgtagtatctgttcttatcagcttaatgctgGCAAGGTCGGATACAAAACACTAGATACGCGATGTATTTTCTTTAGTCATTGGTCTCCCAATGCCCGATTATGACGAAGCTGCAGCGGCGGCTCCGGAACGTGGCCAGCCTTGCTGTGAGGGCAGCAACTGCTGGTGCTACTGCCGGACTCGCCCTGCATTGAATACTTCTCCCTCGTTTTCTCCCGGATTTGACTGAGGGTTGCGAGATGCTCAGGCCCCATCTGCTGCACGCTCGATCGAGGTGTACGATCTGGAGCGAGGCAGATGCAGACCGGTCTCGTGTGTGTCCAGCCTTTGCTGTTGACACCGGCGGCACAGTGGTAGCGCCATATGAGCCTTCACCCTGCTCGCTTTCCTTCTTTTCCCCCGGCCAGCTACGTCTGGATTTCCACCGGGGTTGAACATAAGCTTACGACCCTTCCCATCTTGGCCAGAACAATTCTCTGGGTCTCACCAAGATTATATATctccgagataattcttagttacgtcCGCCCGAAGTGTGACGCTCCGGTGAATGGCAGGCGCCGTCGAGCAACACCTTCGCGGCTAACTCCTACCGAATGTGAACCTTTCCTTAGTTTCCTTCCCAAATATAACCTCAATGACTAAAAaaatatctgttcttatcagcttaatatctgatacgtcctgcatcgcaggaccagaatattaaactcatttttggctcatgacggagtgctaggggcttgctccacctctgtcgcgggttggcccggcattgcagtaccgccgggatcggcccacctaaaaataattaaaacacagcctgaaatgggtaaatattctgcagttatcagatattccgctggtagcaaaacttgttgcagttgtcgatgtgcccagtagttagctgcatacacaccacgatttccacggtttccacgatttcttgtaattaatttagcattatcttatgaatttttttatttttttttttttttttttttttgcggttagccggaccgctcttgcagccgcattacactaggctggtaatttatatgggcacagaagggtgccttcggatgcctcgttggcgtcacatatggtccggccacagataattttaatttcattttttggagttatatccttagctcctcgcgaacgtcgtcgtcgccgccgcacgcacgcagaatacgtgtgtacacacgtatgcagttggcggtggacgatgtaagcactaggctaggtgtagctcgcgccggcctcgcgccggtgtagctcgcgccggcctggcgctgctgtggggcggcctcacggcttctccactgccctggcagcttgcggcgttcaaatgggagtcgcagtttactgttcgccatggagggtagtactgggctgttgacgagtgctctcgcgaattgtccttctttcccgcacttgcttttgcgatgttttcgacggtcgcctgttgccatatcggcccgtaccaccgtgtgtcactcccacatgtggagcgcacacgctgcaagcatttaggcccttcgaatgcggattttcctttatcgcttctcggccttttggctaagatcaaagtgtagtatctgttcttatcagcttaatatctgatacgtcctgcatcgcaggaccagaatattaaactcatttttggctcatgacggagtgctaggggcttgctccacctctgtcgcgggttggcccggcattgcagtaccgccgggatcggcccacctaaaaataattaaaacacagcctgaaatgggtaaatattctgcagttatcagatattccgctggtagcaaaacttgttgcagttgtcgatgtgcccagtagttagctgcatacacaccacgatttccacggtttccacgatttcttgtaattaatttagcattatcttatgaatttttttattttttttttttttttttttttttttgcggttagccggaccgctcttgcagccgcattacactaggctggtaatttatatgggcacagaagggtgccttcggatgcctcgttggcgtcacatatggtccggccacagataattttaatttcattttttggagttatatccttagctcctcgcgaacgtcgtcgtcgccgccgcacgcacgcagaatacgtgtgtacacacgtatgcagttggcggtggacgatgtaagcactaggctaggtgtagctcgcgccggcctcgcgccggtgtagctcgcgccggcctggcgctgctgtggggcggcctcacggcttctccactgccctggcagcttgcggcgttcaaatgggagtcgcagtttactgttcgccatggagggtagtactgggctgttgacgagtgctctcgcgaattgtccttctttcccgcacttgcttttgcgatgttttcgacggtcgcctgttgccatatcggcccgtaccaccgtgtgtcactcccacatgtggagcgcacacgctgcaagcatttaggcccttcgaatgcggattttcctttatcgcttctcggccttttggctaagatcaaagtgtagtatctgttcttatcagcttaatgtgAGCTCATATGGACTGATTACTGCACCGGGAAGCGGTCGCGCTTATTCTCCTGTTTCAGGTCCGCGACCTGAACGATGGAGCTTGTGGTGACGCTGCCGGcggaggtcttccgctgccggatctgcttcgtcaccaaggctgccGGGAGACCAACTTTTGGCGAGTACaaggaccactcggcccttctccGCCACTACAGGAGGCTGCACGACCCGGAAACGGTCCCCGTTTTCGAGTGCCagttttgcggccgacgcgacccgcggctgaagacgctgcggctacaccagcggctctgcaatgcagattccgcaacccccggcgctgccagtcgggggagagtgggtatgggacacgatgccgtgtctggctctctggggcacccagagttgtcggccggcgggaggtcacaggcgagggcccccgaagctagtaggacaggcccttcgtccttagttagtgctgggcgcaagccacaggcgaaagcggctcgggaagctagtaccataggccgcctagccttagataatagagaggggctatggccacagcccagtccggtccccgaagctagtaggacagaccgGCTGGACTTAGGTTTAACTTACGCGGcggtcctgacccgcagcagcgtggtgggctcacaggctgccttgccctcaccctgtgtgagtgtgcaggcgtctgcgacgcccaggacggcggtggttgccacccccgcgtcgtgtgtactttgtgtgcgcacgccgaggaggtctggcatccccctgccgacacgctccgcgacgtcaaccgcgtcgccacgagtgccgagcgcaagttcgggaggtgaaggcagcccgctgccgacgcctgccgccgaacgcgtcgctccggccagaggcGCAGTGTCCGACAAAGGCCGCGGCTCGCCGCTGCCCGCGCCGGCCATTGCACCCAGTGGCGTACGCTGGCCACGTCGTGCGGCTGCCGCAGGCGCctcccgcccgccatctgtcgggagcGTGGGTACCGGCCTGGGACTGCCGCCCGCATTCGCTACGCCGCCAACAGGTGGCTCTGCGGTGCGGGTGGGCAGTGGCAGGCAGGCTGCCTCGCTCGCCGCGACCGTTGGTGTTATTCACGGCGCAGCCGCGCCGCTGATTGACGCACCAAAGGCCGCGAGCCCGGCGGATGCACCGGATGGTGTGGTGCTTGTGCGGTCGCAGATGTACACGCGCCGCGTTTCCTCTGCCCTGCCGGCGGTAACGTCGAGTGACGCCCGTCACTCCATCtccgctcaggcagggagtgctaCTAAACAGGCAGCCTCTGTTTCAGATAATGAGTGGCACGTAGTCACCCCACGGAGGGACagacgccgtgctgcaggacgcagaccaccgcccCCGGACCGACGGCGCATCATACCGCCCAGTCCGCATAACAGCGGCCCGGCGCGAGCCAACGCGCctgggcggccggcgcgagctacacctcgtgtatctcgcgccggcggcagggcgcgggcgaccgctgggccatctgttggcggcgcggcgaacaacagccgcggtgcgctgggcccgagcgccaggccggcgcgagctacacctggaGACGCCCGGCCGGCGCGGGCAACACCGGCCACCTctacgaccactgcgccatctggtagcGATCGTTGGGCACCCAGTCCGCATAACGGCGGCCCGGGGCGCGCCGGCACGTCCGgtcggccggcgcgagctacacctcgtgtttcttgcgccggcggcgggccgctggcgaccgccgggccatctgttggcggcgcggcgaacaacagccgcggtgcgctgggcccgagcgccaggccggcgcgagctacacctcgagaCGCCCGGCCGGCGCGGGCTACACCAGCCACCCctacgaccactgcgccatctggtagcgatagtcgggcacccagtccgcgtaacagcggCCCGGGGCGAGCCGGCGCGGCCGgtcagccggcgcgagctacaccccgtgtttctcgcgccggcggcgggccgctggcgaccgccgggccatctgttggcggcgcggcgaacaccagccgcggtgcgcccgacccgagcgccaggccggcgcaagctacaccggcccctgctgctaccgctgcgccacctgtcaccagCGCGGCGATCGAGAGCAGCACTGAGCggcccacgccagatggcagcacggcaccaccaccgacgcagacgacggagcggcgcgacgtggacggagggactgcagctgcaTCTCCGAGAACTGGCAGCAAGAGGAGGAGACGCCGACGCCGTAACAACCGGCCCAGTCCCAACCTCCCGCCGCAAAACTCCCGTCCTTCACAAGACCTGACAGGCCCCCCTGTACCCTCCGAACAGGGCGCAACCGAGGcagctccgcccccccctcccccggccgacgctcggctaacggagaggcagcggcgctggctggcggccctggagagcgtccacaaccaaccgtgggacgcattcgtcgcggtcgtcgaggacttcatctccgagatcgccgagacgaagccacaacgccaggcagccggaggtcgacaggatgggccaccagcagcagcgcaccgcggccagggccgcgccgacgccgctgccaatccccctccccctgcccctacacgcggccgcggtgggcggcgcggtggacgtggcgcacggcgcgcggcggccgccgagcgtcggtacgacgcgaatgcagcttctgagattcagaagctgtaccgcgcggaccggcgcaaggcgatgcagcgcgtccttggcgagacgtcaccgtactgccaaatcgatggcagcgtgctcacggagcactttaAAAAGATCTATGCGAAATCTGACTTCTCtgtttcagatgcaccagctgctgtcccggactttgccgccaccacgcctcctgatgtcagcgaggaggtcctgctGCCGATCACCCCTTCAGtggtgcaacagcggctccagaaggcgagcaatactgctcctggggcagacggagtcacctactcggacttgcgacgtgaggatcctggctgccatGTGCTAGCTAGgatcttctcgcgctgctggaatgagcggaagactccggtgcagtggaaaatatccgctaccgtcctcatccacaagaaaggggacgtctcggatgtgacaaactggcggcctttagcattgagctctaccatctctaagctctttgctgcaatcgttgcggaccgcacttcCCTCTGGGCGGAGcggttgaacctgctctccccagagcagaagggcttccgcacgtttgaaggctgctatGAGCACAATTTCATTGTGCAGACGGCGATTGAcgatgcaaggcgcaggggaggccaagcatgctttgcttggcttgatctggcgaatgcttttggttcagtgcctcacgctcacctccttggagtactgagcaggatgggactaccagagcaattgcaccatctaattgccgacatgtacgatggttgctccacccgcgtccgtacatctgacggactaacggaggagatagagatccaggcgggggtcaagcagggctgtccactgtcgcccatcgtctttaatctcgcgctcgagccggtacttcgcgccgcaacctcgctcagaaatgagtgtggtattccgcttagcggcgtcagtgtgagtgcactggcgtatgcggacgatatcgtgcttctggcgcgggattcagaggcgatgcagacgctcctcaatgttgtgggtgaggcggcgacgtgggccgggcttaccttcaagccgtcgaagtgtgccacgcttcacatccgccgtcggcagacactaggctcggtattcgccctacaagggggagaaccagccgtgctcggtgcgggtgacgcctacctccatcttggcgttcccaccgggtacaaagtcacgcagacgccaacggatgcgatcgcggcaattcgacgcgacttgcagcacctggacgcttccctgctggctccctggcagaagattgacgctgtgcgtgtcttcctcctccctaggcttgactttgtcatgcggggcggagcggtacgcaaggggccgctatctgcactcgacaaggcagtgaaagcggctgtcaaatctTGGCTGTTCCTCCCGCAGCGTGCGTCCaccgaacagctgtacctcgcgctgggagagggaggatgcggcctgac contains the following coding sequences:
- the LOC126439393 gene encoding uncharacterized protein LOC126439393; its protein translation is MGHQQQRTAARAAPTLLPIPLPLPLHAAAMGGAVDVAHGARWPPSVDAPAAVPEFAATTPPDVSEEVLALITAAEVQQRLQKASNTAPGADGVTYSDLRREDPGCHVLARIFSRCWNERKTPVQWKISTTVLIHKKGDVSDVANWRPLALSSTISKLFAAIVADRTSLWAERLNLLSPEQKGFRTFEGCYEHNFIVQTAIDDARRRGGQACFAWLDLANAFGSVPHAHLLGVLSRMGLPEQLHHLIADMYDGCSTRVRTSDGLTEEIEIQAGVKQGCPLSPIVFNLALEPVLRAATSLRNECGIPLSGVSVSALAYADDIVLLARDSEAMQTLLNVVGEAATWAGLTFKPSKCATLHIRRRQTLGSVFALQGGEPAVLGAGDAYLHLGVPTGYKVTQTPTDAIAAIRRDLQHLDASLLAPWQKIDAVRVFLLPRLDFVMRGGAVRKGPLSALDKAVKAAVKSWLFLPQRASTEQLYLALGEGGCGLTPLADAADISTIVHGFRMLHCDDATVRDIAWATLTTAARRRLGRKPSRSDLATYLSGSTEGDLARDGGDIQSLWTRVRNATRRLAPRGVTWRWSELLSELQVEVGGRPAIADDAEHGGIGGVTQPATEGTAPGTTRHLEDGGDGPQHDDDSVGRTANTGVEHVRVGGGAKRLLSRTLRECLRQRLRHILLRKPDQGKVFECTRESTASNHFIAGGKYTRFADWRFIHRARLGVVPLNGCRRFDGRANNNKACRRCGHNNETLPHVINACMVHSAALQYRHNAVLNRLATAVAGRPRRGNTAVPDIRINQAVIGDSSGLRPDLVITDEAAKSVTIVDVTIPFENRRIALDNARQLKKIKYADVARGLAARGYSVTVDALVVGSLGAWDRQNDAVLRHLGIASRYCQLMRRLMVSDTIKWSRDIYVEHITGHCQYVSP